The Mucilaginibacter gracilis genomic interval GTTTCCGGAATGCCAGGTAACGTTCTTCGGCGGTTTTGGACAATGCGGCATTGATCCGGCGCTGGTACAGGTTAAACCCGTTTTGTGTTAAAATGCGAAAGAAGCGTTCGAGTTTGGGTATTTCAATGTATAATTGTTCGAGTACGCTGTAACTCAAATAAAGTACTTCGGTATCTTCCAAAGCTGCGATGGCATAAAATGCCGGCGATTGGTGGGAAAAACTGCCGATGTCTACCGCCCACCAGTTCTCCGGGCAAAAGGAAATGTTATGCTCATCGCCCTGCTTATCAATATGGAAAATACGCAGGCATCCCTTGTTTACAAAACAGATTTTCCTGCAAATCTCACCGGGACGCAGCAACAGGCCGTTCTTTTTTACGGACTGTTGCTGCAAAGCGACTTCAATACGCGATCTTTCATTGTCGTTAAGCGAAATGTGGAGCGCGAAATTGGCAAGAATAAGTTCAAACATGCGCTATATTACACTTGTTCGGGCAAAAAACCAACAATCCGGGTAATGAGGTTTTGCTCGTTGTAAACAATATAATCCCATCCGGCCTTTTCGTCCTGTCCGGGAATGTGCAGCCCCCAGCTATAGTGACAATGACCGTCGAAATATTGCGGCATGGTCAATAGCGAAAAGGCACGGCCGGGCACTTTAGCGTGTGAGCCCATGACCAACGCTGTTAACAGGTCGATACCTTTGATCACAAAACCGCCTTCTTCGGTGTAAGTAGGTGCATTCCTGTCCGTATAAGTAACATCCGGTGTGCAGCACTTCTGGAATGCCGCCTTAACTGCTGTTGCCGTTTTTTCGTTCCAGGCGGCGAGATAGTGGTTAATGGTTTCTTTCATGTTTATCATGATACAAAGGAAGGGATCACGTACAAGAAAAAAGTTAAACTAGTTTTATAAAACAATCTTCCTGTTTCAACAAACCAACGTCGTTGCCGATCTCATAATTTGAAATGGGTTAAATACACAACATGCGGACACATTGTGTATGTAGTTCTGGTGAGACAAAACGGTTTAACCCGCCGATCTTAATATTAAAGTTTCTACATTGATGATTTTATTTCTATCAAAGCCCGCGGTATCGTCCGCAAATTCAGGGCTCTTCATATAACTGTCGGTCATCCCGTCTACGTCAGCATTGTCCGGAAAAGATACAAGGGCGACCACCTGGTTGGCGATGCC includes:
- a CDS encoding Crp/Fnr family transcriptional regulator, whose translation is MFELILANFALHISLNDNERSRIEVALQQQSVKKNGLLLRPGEICRKICFVNKGCLRIFHIDKQGDEHNISFCPENWWAVDIGSFSHQSPAFYAIAALEDTEVLYLSYSVLEQLYIEIPKLERFFRILTQNGFNLYQRRINAALSKTAEERYLAFRKQYPGLEQRIAQKHIASYLGITAVFLSRLRKHN
- a CDS encoding NIPSNAP family protein, with the protein product MEQLRIYTLADKETAAHYFKDHWSKHRINLPKFGFEVKGVWIGNTPGIANQVVALVSFPDNADVDGMTDSYMKSPEFADDTAGFDRNKIINVETLILRSAG